A region of the Vigna unguiculata cultivar IT97K-499-35 chromosome 9, ASM411807v1, whole genome shotgun sequence genome:
ACTTTGTCGGTTTCTGGTGGGTGTGAAACCATTGATTGGAATATGGGTTCACCAAAATCCTGAGCTTGGGAACGTGGTGTATGTGATGCCTGGTTTCGTCTCTGTTGTTGGGTGCAGGATAATTCCCCAGGAGCTTGGTCCTTTGGGGATTGAAGAGGGTCCCATACTGTGGGCTTCTGTGTTTGAGGTGGTTAGTGATTATGATGGTTCCATGATGTTTTTTCTTCATGGGAGGGAGAAAGGGGTGAATTATGTTTATCCCGGTTCGGTCAAGCTTACAGATAAGTCATGTAATGTACTGTTGCTTGAGGTTGAACCTGGGGGGTGTAGCAGTGTTAGTGCTTTGTTGCAGAGTAAGAGCTTTGTGCATTACTCGGGCTTGGAGTCTTCATCGTCGAGGAAAGTTTGTAGGTCGATTAGTGATGTTTCTAGTTCACAAAGGGTGGTTGGAAATGGTGAAGGGATGGTTGGTTTTGGGAAGTTAGCTTTTAGTGATAGGAGAAAGTTGCTTGAGGTTACTACTAGCCATGTTCGACAAAAGGTCCCGGATAAGATGATTGGGCCATTGTTTCCTAGGTTGAGGGATGATGAGGAGAATTTTCAGAAGGATTTGGCGCTTTTGTGGGAAAGAAGATCACTCCTTAGTCAAATGTACAAGGGTGGTAGTGGTGAGGTTGATGAGTATAAGTTGAGTTCTCAAGAGGCAGTTGATCCAACCCAGTTGGAATTGGGTGATGTTAGGGCGAGATTTGACCTAAGGTCTGTCTCTCATCCTCTGCCTGAAGAGGATGGTAACACTCAATGCATCAAGAGGAAAGGCCTTAGGGGATATTTCTGGAATGGCATTAAGCAAATGCTTGGAAGATCAAATTCAATGAATGGCAATCATTCGGTTTCCAAGAAGCTTATGTCAAGCGGTGAGATTAGGCATGCACGGCTTCAAGAATTCCTTAGATCGAGTGACACAGTAAGGCTAACCTTAAAAGCATCAACTGTGAAGCTATCTTCTTACCGGGCATGGCCAAATATGCACGACAGTAGGTTTGCCCTTTACAAGTTGCCATTGCGAGTTCCTAGAGATGACCAAGAATATGCTGGTTTATGGGGAGGAACTTTTGGTTGGCCTCCTGGAAAACCTTCTGAAGACAAGCCTGGAAAGGCTTTGTTCTTTCTCCTCCTCTCTTATGAGGAGTTCCAGGGACAACAGCTTCTCATTGCAACCAAAATTTTGGAAGGCACACACTATGTTTTGCACCCTAATGGTTCAGCAATGTTCACAGCAAATATCAATGAACCTTCGTCAGAACCCTTTCCCTGGGACACTGATGCAGACTTGGTTCCTGTGAATGTCAACCATGCTTTTGTGGGAGAGGGTATTGCAAGTGGTTATGGATTCAGATACCCTGGATCAAAGCCTGGTTCCctctttgtttttcaaaatgGCATCCTTGCTTTCATGTGGAAGGAGTCAAGAATTGTTTTGACCTTGCAAAGACTTAACTTACAAGAACTATTGAAGAAGGGTGAAAGGGTATCTTCTCTGCCTCCGGTCACCAATTTTTCATATCTGACAAAGTCCTACTCGAATGTGTTTGCTGGCCTCCCCAGCTCTTCCAATTTTTTGTCTTCACCAAGGTTGGCCTTAACCACCTTCTTTTCTTTAAACTTTCCCCTCAATCTGGCATATCTTATTACTTTGTGGTTTGCTAATATCTTTTGGAATTAGGAATTTTTTGGACTTGTCACTTGAAGTATTGATAGGATGCCATTATACTTCCCTGTCTTCTGAGTATCATTCTCAAAGTTGGTTAATTTAACATACTAATGTACACCTGTCATctgtttattgttattatattgatattgaaAAATGACTCGTGctga
Encoded here:
- the LOC114163257 gene encoding F-box protein At5g39450-like, with protein sequence MEPEHSDSNMLLFLPDDVFAVVSGFLSPRDVCNLCLCCKSLNALVASEKLWLTQCDDLGIVPHKDLVEWRKGVASYKALCRFLVGVKPLIGIWVHQNPELGNVVYVMPGFVSVVGCRIIPQELGPLGIEEGPILWASVFEVVSDYDGSMMFFLHGREKGVNYVYPGSVKLTDKSCNVLLLEVEPGGCSSVSALLQSKSFVHYSGLESSSSRKVCRSISDVSSSQRVVGNGEGMVGFGKLAFSDRRKLLEVTTSHVRQKVPDKMIGPLFPRLRDDEENFQKDLALLWERRSLLSQMYKGGSGEVDEYKLSSQEAVDPTQLELGDVRARFDLRSVSHPLPEEDGNTQCIKRKGLRGYFWNGIKQMLGRSNSMNGNHSVSKKLMSSGEIRHARLQEFLRSSDTVRLTLKASTVKLSSYRAWPNMHDSRFALYKLPLRVPRDDQEYAGLWGGTFGWPPGKPSEDKPGKALFFLLLSYEEFQGQQLLIATKILEGTHYVLHPNGSAMFTANINEPSSEPFPWDTDADLVPVNVNHAFVGEGIASGYGFRYPGSKPGSLFVFQNGILAFMWKESRIVLTLQRLNLQELLKKGERVSSLPPVTNFSYLTKSYSNVFAGLPSSSNFLSSPRNGQ